The Caulobacter sp. FWC26 genome contains a region encoding:
- a CDS encoding molybdenum cofactor guanylyltransferase gives MTSLGAIILCGGGSRRMGRDKAALDWDGRRAVDRVADLARAVGAEALVTAGADLGWPWVADDAAGAGPVGGVLAGARALGTTRLLVLAVDAPTITPDDLAPLLAKGGCYEGLPLPMALDAAALPADAEAGWPLRRLVERVGLVALPVPDGALLRLRGANTPEERDGLLRG, from the coding sequence ATGACCTCTCTGGGCGCGATCATCCTGTGTGGCGGCGGCTCGCGGCGCATGGGCCGCGACAAGGCTGCGCTGGACTGGGACGGCCGCCGCGCCGTGGATCGCGTGGCGGACCTGGCGCGCGCGGTCGGGGCGGAGGCGCTGGTGACGGCAGGGGCGGACCTTGGCTGGCCATGGGTCGCCGACGACGCGGCGGGGGCGGGGCCTGTTGGCGGCGTGCTGGCGGGCGCGCGGGCGCTGGGAACCACACGGCTCCTCGTGCTCGCGGTCGATGCGCCGACGATCACGCCTGACGATCTGGCCCCTCTGCTCGCGAAGGGAGGCTGCTACGAGGGCTTGCCGCTGCCGATGGCGCTTGACGCAGCGGCCTTGCCGGCCGACGCCGAGGCCGGCTGGCCGCTGCGGAGACTGGTGGAGCGCGTGGGGCTCGTCGCCTTGCCGGTTCCGGACGGCGCCCTCCTGCGTCTGCGCGGGGCCAATACGCCGGAAGAGCGGGACGGGCTGTTACGGGGCTGA
- a CDS encoding sulfite reductase flavoprotein subunit alpha has protein sequence MSDLSALSPEARRWFWAGVVVVLYALFCLAIALRETWRGRRARQAASALSQGSGEPVLVAYASQTGFAEELATATAKALSDAGAPVTLKDLSAVTAGDLAGRALFLVSTTGEGDAPDPARAFIRDVMKTKANLSALRYGVLALGDSSYAHYCAFGRSLDAWLAGQGAQPLFDRVEVDDADPAALRHWQVQLATLTGVTHAPDWTRPIYDIWTLGERTLLNPGSPGGEAWHVRLTPPKGADWQAGDILEIGPRNDPAQVAALVAALDLPTQAAETLAGLRLPPHDGDLAPLRGLSVEALAQRLTPLPHREYSIASLPGDGGVELIVRLMPRADGALGLGSGWLCRYAPIGAAIEARVRVNRSFHAPETTRPLILIGAGTGLAGLRAHLKARAAAGVRWNWLVFGERTAAHDYFHRAELEAWKASGLLDRLDLAFSRDQAERIYVQHRLRESADILRRWVANGAAIYVCGSLEGMSREVHSALVQILGAEGLERLTDQGRYRRDVY, from the coding sequence TTCCGCCCTCTCCCCCGAGGCCCGTCGCTGGTTCTGGGCCGGCGTCGTCGTGGTGCTATACGCCCTCTTCTGCCTGGCCATCGCCCTGCGCGAGACCTGGCGAGGCCGGCGGGCGCGTCAGGCCGCCTCCGCCCTGTCGCAAGGATCGGGCGAGCCGGTGCTCGTCGCCTACGCCAGCCAGACCGGCTTCGCCGAGGAACTGGCGACCGCCACGGCCAAGGCCCTGTCGGACGCCGGCGCGCCGGTGACCCTGAAGGACCTCTCGGCCGTAACCGCCGGCGATCTTGCAGGCCGCGCCCTGTTCCTGGTCAGCACCACCGGCGAAGGCGACGCTCCCGACCCGGCACGCGCCTTCATTCGCGACGTGATGAAGACCAAGGCTAACCTTTCGGCTCTGCGTTACGGCGTGCTGGCCCTGGGGGATTCGAGCTACGCCCACTACTGCGCCTTTGGCCGGTCGCTGGACGCCTGGCTGGCGGGCCAGGGCGCTCAGCCCCTGTTCGACCGCGTGGAGGTGGACGACGCGGACCCGGCCGCCCTGCGCCACTGGCAGGTCCAGCTGGCGACCCTGACCGGCGTCACCCACGCGCCGGACTGGACGCGGCCGATCTATGACATCTGGACCCTGGGCGAGCGGACGCTGCTCAACCCCGGCAGTCCGGGCGGCGAGGCCTGGCATGTCCGCCTGACCCCGCCCAAGGGCGCGGACTGGCAGGCCGGCGACATTCTCGAGATCGGCCCCCGCAACGATCCGGCGCAGGTCGCCGCCCTGGTCGCGGCCCTGGACCTGCCAACACAGGCCGCCGAGACCCTGGCGGGCCTTCGCCTGCCTCCGCACGATGGCGACCTTGCCCCCCTGCGCGGCCTGTCCGTCGAAGCCCTGGCCCAGCGCCTGACGCCCCTGCCCCACCGCGAGTACTCGATCGCCTCCCTGCCCGGCGACGGCGGGGTCGAGCTGATCGTTCGCCTGATGCCCCGCGCCGACGGCGCGCTGGGCCTGGGTTCGGGCTGGCTGTGCCGCTATGCGCCGATCGGCGCGGCGATCGAAGCCCGGGTGCGGGTAAACCGCAGCTTCCACGCCCCCGAGACCACCCGGCCCCTGATCCTGATCGGCGCAGGCACGGGCCTGGCGGGCCTGCGCGCCCACCTCAAGGCCCGCGCCGCCGCCGGCGTGCGCTGGAACTGGCTGGTCTTCGGCGAGCGCACCGCCGCCCACGACTACTTCCACCGCGCCGAGCTGGAAGCCTGGAAGGCCTCTGGCCTGCTGGACCGGCTGGACCTGGCTTTCTCCCGCGACCAGGCTGAGCGGATTTATGTCCAGCACCGACTGCGCGAGTCCGCCGACATCCTGCGCCGCTGGGTGGCCAACGGCGCGGCGATCTATGTCTGCGGGTCGCTGGAGGGCATGTCCCGCGAGGTTCACAGCGCGCTGGTCCAGATTCTGGGCGCCGAGGGTCTGGAGCGCCTGACGGACCAAGGGCGGTATCGGCGGGACGTTTACTAG